In Rosa chinensis cultivar Old Blush chromosome 1, RchiOBHm-V2, whole genome shotgun sequence, a genomic segment contains:
- the LOC112186390 gene encoding quinone oxidoreductase isoform X2 produces the protein MVKAIQIHELGGPEVLKWEDVKIGEPKEGEIRVKNKAIGINFIDVYFRKGLYYKADTMPFIPGRQVGDLVAYIGTPMGSYAEEQILPANKVVPVPPSIDPIVAASVMLKGMTAQVLLRQCFKVEPGHTVLVHAAAGGVGSLLCQWANALGATVIGTVSTKEKAAQAKEDGCHHVIVYKEEDFVARVTEITSDNGVDVVYDSVGKDTFKGSLACLKTRGYMVSFGQASGRPDPVPLSALAAKSLFLTRPALFQYTATRDKLLEVAGEVFANVASGVLRVRVNHKYSLSHAAQAHADLENRKTSGSAVFIP, from the exons ATGGTCAAGGCTATTCAAATCCATGAACTTGGTGGACCTGAG GTATTGAAATGGGAAGATGTCAAAATAGGAGAGCCGAAGGAGGGTGAGATTCGTGTGAAGAACAAGGCTATTGGGATTAATTTCATTGATGTGTACTTCCGCAAGGGGCTTTATTACAAGGCTGATACAATGCCCTTCATCCCAG GGAGGCAAGTTGGAGATCTTGTCGCGTATATTGGTACACCGATGGGCTCATATGCAGAAGAGCAGATCCTTCCTGCAAACAAAGTTGTGCCTGTTCCTCCTTCCATTGATCCTATTGTTGCAGCATCCGTCATGCTTAAGGGTATGACAGCTCAGGTTCTACTACGCCAATGTTTCAAG GTTGAACCTGGACACACAGTCCTTGTTCATGCAGCAGCTGGTGGAGTCGGATCCCTTTTATGCCAGTGGGCTAATGCCCTTGGTGCCACTGTCATTGGAACTGTATCGACTAAAGAGAAGGCAGCTCAAGCCAAGGAAGATGGCTGTCACCATGTCATAGTCTATAAGGAAGAGGACTTTGTTGCTCGTGTGACTGAAATAACATCTGATAATGGAGTTGATGTTGTCTATGACTCTGTAGGCAAGGATACCTTTAAG GGATCATTGGCTTGCTTGAAGACTCGAGGATACATGGTCAGTTTCGGGCAGGCATCAGGTAGACCTGACCCTGTTCCATTGTCAGCTCTTGCCGCAAAGTCACTCTTCTTGACAAGGCCTGCCCTTTTCCAGTACACTGCAACTCGAGACAAATTGCTAGAGGTTGCAGGAGAGGTATTTGCTAATGTTGCATCAGGTGTGTTGCGGGTTCGAGTAAATCACAAGTACTCATTGTCTCATGCAGCACAAGCACATGCAGACTTGGAGAATAGGAAAACATCTGGTTCAGCTGTTTTTATTCCTTAA
- the LOC112186390 gene encoding 2-haloacrylate reductase isoform X1 yields MVKAIQIHELGGPEVLKWEDVKIGEPKEGEIRVKNKAIGINFIDVYFRKGLYYKADTMPFIPGMEACGVVTAVGPGLTGRQVGDLVAYIGTPMGSYAEEQILPANKVVPVPPSIDPIVAASVMLKGMTAQVLLRQCFKVEPGHTVLVHAAAGGVGSLLCQWANALGATVIGTVSTKEKAAQAKEDGCHHVIVYKEEDFVARVTEITSDNGVDVVYDSVGKDTFKGSLACLKTRGYMVSFGQASGRPDPVPLSALAAKSLFLTRPALFQYTATRDKLLEVAGEVFANVASGVLRVRVNHKYSLSHAAQAHADLENRKTSGSAVFIP; encoded by the exons ATGGTCAAGGCTATTCAAATCCATGAACTTGGTGGACCTGAG GTATTGAAATGGGAAGATGTCAAAATAGGAGAGCCGAAGGAGGGTGAGATTCGTGTGAAGAACAAGGCTATTGGGATTAATTTCATTGATGTGTACTTCCGCAAGGGGCTTTATTACAAGGCTGATACAATGCCCTTCATCCCAG GTATGGAGGCTTGTGGAGTTGTGACAGCTGTTGGACCTGGACTAACAGGGAGGCAAGTTGGAGATCTTGTCGCGTATATTGGTACACCGATGGGCTCATATGCAGAAGAGCAGATCCTTCCTGCAAACAAAGTTGTGCCTGTTCCTCCTTCCATTGATCCTATTGTTGCAGCATCCGTCATGCTTAAGGGTATGACAGCTCAGGTTCTACTACGCCAATGTTTCAAG GTTGAACCTGGACACACAGTCCTTGTTCATGCAGCAGCTGGTGGAGTCGGATCCCTTTTATGCCAGTGGGCTAATGCCCTTGGTGCCACTGTCATTGGAACTGTATCGACTAAAGAGAAGGCAGCTCAAGCCAAGGAAGATGGCTGTCACCATGTCATAGTCTATAAGGAAGAGGACTTTGTTGCTCGTGTGACTGAAATAACATCTGATAATGGAGTTGATGTTGTCTATGACTCTGTAGGCAAGGATACCTTTAAG GGATCATTGGCTTGCTTGAAGACTCGAGGATACATGGTCAGTTTCGGGCAGGCATCAGGTAGACCTGACCCTGTTCCATTGTCAGCTCTTGCCGCAAAGTCACTCTTCTTGACAAGGCCTGCCCTTTTCCAGTACACTGCAACTCGAGACAAATTGCTAGAGGTTGCAGGAGAGGTATTTGCTAATGTTGCATCAGGTGTGTTGCGGGTTCGAGTAAATCACAAGTACTCATTGTCTCATGCAGCACAAGCACATGCAGACTTGGAGAATAGGAAAACATCTGGTTCAGCTGTTTTTATTCCTTAA
- the LOC112186390 gene encoding 2-haloacrylate reductase isoform X3, which produces MEACGVVTAVGPGLTGRQVGDLVAYIGTPMGSYAEEQILPANKVVPVPPSIDPIVAASVMLKGMTAQVLLRQCFKVEPGHTVLVHAAAGGVGSLLCQWANALGATVIGTVSTKEKAAQAKEDGCHHVIVYKEEDFVARVTEITSDNGVDVVYDSVGKDTFKGSLACLKTRGYMVSFGQASGRPDPVPLSALAAKSLFLTRPALFQYTATRDKLLEVAGEVFANVASGVLRVRVNHKYSLSHAAQAHADLENRKTSGSAVFIP; this is translated from the exons ATGGAGGCTTGTGGAGTTGTGACAGCTGTTGGACCTGGACTAACAGGGAGGCAAGTTGGAGATCTTGTCGCGTATATTGGTACACCGATGGGCTCATATGCAGAAGAGCAGATCCTTCCTGCAAACAAAGTTGTGCCTGTTCCTCCTTCCATTGATCCTATTGTTGCAGCATCCGTCATGCTTAAGGGTATGACAGCTCAGGTTCTACTACGCCAATGTTTCAAG GTTGAACCTGGACACACAGTCCTTGTTCATGCAGCAGCTGGTGGAGTCGGATCCCTTTTATGCCAGTGGGCTAATGCCCTTGGTGCCACTGTCATTGGAACTGTATCGACTAAAGAGAAGGCAGCTCAAGCCAAGGAAGATGGCTGTCACCATGTCATAGTCTATAAGGAAGAGGACTTTGTTGCTCGTGTGACTGAAATAACATCTGATAATGGAGTTGATGTTGTCTATGACTCTGTAGGCAAGGATACCTTTAAG GGATCATTGGCTTGCTTGAAGACTCGAGGATACATGGTCAGTTTCGGGCAGGCATCAGGTAGACCTGACCCTGTTCCATTGTCAGCTCTTGCCGCAAAGTCACTCTTCTTGACAAGGCCTGCCCTTTTCCAGTACACTGCAACTCGAGACAAATTGCTAGAGGTTGCAGGAGAGGTATTTGCTAATGTTGCATCAGGTGTGTTGCGGGTTCGAGTAAATCACAAGTACTCATTGTCTCATGCAGCACAAGCACATGCAGACTTGGAGAATAGGAAAACATCTGGTTCAGCTGTTTTTATTCCTTAA